A genomic stretch from Candidatus Bathyarchaeota archaeon includes:
- the gcvPA gene encoding aminomethyl-transferring glycine dehydrogenase subunit GcvPA, with protein MTKAKTHPYIPNSVREIKEQMMKEIGIKTVEELYSDIPEKFKLKRRLNLPEALSELELEKHIEKVLSKNKTYMDMPIFLGAGCWPHYVPAAVDYVTQRSELLTSYTPYQPEISQGILQALFEYQSMICELTEMEVANCSMYDWASALGEAARMAARVTRRNEVLIPKIIHPERRKTLETYSEPAGIKVEAVDYEKETGQLDLEDLKKKVSEKTAAVYIENPSYLGFIETQVDEIADITHEKEALLIVGVDPISLGVLRPPGNYGADIVVGEGQPLGNPMNFGGPLLGIFACKDDVRLIRQMPGRIIGMTKTVDGGQTSFCMVLQTREQHIRREKATSNICSNEALCAVAAAAYMALLGPEGFKELGQHIIYKSNYAMRKMNEIEGVKCPVFNSTHFKEFTVNFDNSNRSVKEVNKQLLKAGVHGGKDISIEFLELGQTALYCVTEVHTKQDIDRLIEALAEILEGK; from the coding sequence TTGACTAAGGCGAAAACTCACCCTTACATACCAAACTCGGTTAGGGAAATTAAAGAGCAAATGATGAAGGAAATAGGAATAAAAACCGTAGAGGAACTTTACAGCGACATCCCAGAAAAATTTAAGCTTAAAAGAAGGCTAAACTTGCCGGAAGCACTTTCAGAACTTGAACTAGAAAAGCACATTGAAAAAGTTCTCTCAAAAAACAAGACCTACATGGACATGCCCATTTTTCTAGGGGCCGGATGCTGGCCACACTATGTCCCAGCCGCAGTAGACTACGTAACTCAAAGAAGCGAACTTTTAACCTCTTATACGCCTTATCAACCGGAAATTTCGCAAGGAATTCTTCAAGCTTTATTTGAATATCAAAGCATGATATGCGAACTAACAGAGATGGAAGTAGCCAACTGTTCAATGTACGATTGGGCGTCAGCCCTAGGCGAAGCTGCAAGAATGGCCGCACGGGTAACTAGAAGAAACGAGGTGTTAATTCCAAAAATAATTCATCCGGAAAGAAGAAAAACTCTCGAAACCTACTCTGAACCAGCCGGAATAAAAGTTGAAGCAGTGGACTATGAGAAGGAGACAGGACAACTTGACCTTGAAGACTTAAAAAAGAAAGTTTCTGAAAAAACAGCAGCAGTATACATCGAAAATCCCTCATACCTCGGATTCATAGAAACCCAAGTCGACGAGATAGCTGACATTACCCATGAAAAAGAAGCCTTACTCATAGTCGGTGTAGACCCAATCTCACTCGGCGTTTTGAGGCCGCCTGGAAATTATGGGGCAGACATAGTTGTTGGAGAAGGCCAACCTCTTGGAAATCCAATGAATTTCGGCGGCCCTCTCCTCGGAATATTCGCCTGCAAAGACGATGTTAGGCTTATCCGCCAAATGCCCGGAAGAATAATTGGAATGACCAAAACCGTTGATGGAGGACAAACCAGTTTCTGTATGGTTCTCCAAACCCGTGAACAGCACATTCGAAGGGAAAAGGCAACGTCAAACATATGTTCTAATGAGGCATTATGCGCAGTTGCAGCCGCAGCTTATATGGCTTTACTTGGCCCTGAAGGATTCAAAGAACTTGGGCAACATATTATCTACAAGTCAAACTATGCTATGAGGAAAATGAATGAAATAGAGGGCGTTAAATGCCCAGTTTTCAATTCCACCCACTTTAAAGAGTTCACAGTTAACTTTGACAATTCTAACAGAAGCGTTAAGGAAGTTAACAAGCAGCTTCTCAAGGCGGGAGTTCACGGTGGAAAAGATATAAGCATTGAATTTCTAGAGCTTGGACAAACAGCGCTTTACTGCGTGACAGAGGTTCATACTAAACAGGATATTGATAGGCTAATTGAGGCTCTAGCAGAGATTTTGGAGGGGAAATAA
- a CDS encoding serine protein kinase RIO, with the protein MTSEEKAAKKLLHKERKYEREQLMKEKRSEEYEVLEEVFDKSTLMTIYDLMNKHIIEEIFGVVKAGKEARIYWGKDAEGNEIAIKIYLTVSAEFKRGKLIYIEGDPRFAHVKRDTRSLVYAWAQKEFKNLELACAAKVRVPKPIAVKNNVLVMEFIGKNGVSAPLMKDVPPKNPERIYKLLITYLKRLYRKAKLVHGDISEYNVMIWRGRPVLIDVSQAVPIEHPNSEMFLRRDLNNLNRYFKKLGVEVFPIDELYRRVTGVG; encoded by the coding sequence GTGACTTCTGAAGAAAAGGCGGCTAAAAAACTTCTGCATAAAGAGAGGAAATATGAAAGAGAGCAGCTAATGAAAGAAAAAAGAAGCGAGGAATACGAAGTCTTAGAAGAAGTATTCGACAAATCAACTTTAATGACGATTTATGATTTGATGAACAAACATATTATAGAGGAAATTTTCGGAGTTGTTAAAGCCGGAAAGGAAGCTCGAATTTACTGGGGTAAAGACGCTGAAGGAAACGAAATAGCCATAAAAATCTACTTGACCGTATCGGCTGAATTTAAAAGAGGAAAACTCATTTACATTGAAGGAGACCCGCGGTTTGCACATGTTAAACGTGACACACGTTCACTTGTCTACGCTTGGGCTCAGAAGGAATTTAAAAATTTAGAACTTGCATGCGCAGCTAAAGTTCGCGTTCCAAAACCAATAGCAGTGAAAAATAATGTGCTTGTCATGGAATTCATCGGGAAAAACGGTGTATCAGCGCCTTTAATGAAGGATGTTCCACCTAAAAATCCTGAACGCATATATAAGCTGCTGATTACTTATTTGAAGCGTTTGTATAGAAAAGCCAAACTTGTTCACGGTGATATAAGTGAATACAATGTGATGATTTGGCGGGGCCGCCCAGTTCTCATTGATGTTTCACAGGCTGTTCCAATTGAGCATCCGAATTCCGAAATGTTTTTGCGTAGAGACCTTAACAATTTGAACCGTTATTTTAAGAAGTTGGGAGTTGAAGTGTTTCCTATAGACGAGTTGTATCGGAGGGTCACCGGTGTCGGCTAG
- a CDS encoding translation initiation factor IF-2 subunit beta — MKKYEELLDRAYSQLPPTVFESKRFEIPRVRSTIFGMRTVIHNFKEIAETLNRKPQHLLKFLAKEMATAGVIENERAIFQGKFENETLQRLVERYTREYVICPVCKRPDTKIVKEKRIWFLVCEACGAKSSIRPV; from the coding sequence TTGAAGAAATATGAGGAACTGTTAGATAGGGCTTACTCCCAGCTTCCACCAACGGTTTTTGAGTCCAAAAGATTTGAGATTCCAAGGGTTCGTTCAACAATTTTCGGAATGAGAACGGTAATTCATAACTTTAAAGAGATAGCAGAAACTCTGAATCGGAAACCTCAGCACCTGCTTAAATTTTTAGCTAAAGAAATGGCTACTGCTGGCGTTATAGAAAATGAACGGGCCATTTTTCAAGGTAAATTTGAGAACGAAACCTTACAGCGTTTAGTTGAACGGTACACAAGAGAATACGTTATATGCCCCGTCTGCAAGAGGCCTGACACGAAAATTGTGAAAGAGAAACGCATCTGGTTCTTAGTATGCGAGGCGTGTGGGGCTAAAAGTTCCATAAGGCCTGTTTAA
- the gcvPB gene encoding aminomethyl-transferring glycine dehydrogenase subunit GcvPB has product MFKQAKWDEPTVFELGHLGRRGYIVPKLENGIFEVINNPEELIPNRMRRKSPPRLPELSEVEVVRHFTRLSQMNYGVDSGLYPLGSCTMKYNPKINEVLVRHKGLAWIHPYQHSSTIQGILEILYKLSRWLAEITGTEEVCLQPSAGAHGELLGTLIMRAYHKFNGELEKRREVIVPDSAHGTNPASAAMAGFEVVVVPSDENGCVDVEALKSAVSERTAGLMLTNPNTLGIFERNIEKIAKIVHEAGGLLYYDGANLNAILGKVRPGDMGFDIVHINIHKTFGTPHGGGGPGAGPVGVSKELEKFLPVPRIVFDGKQYYLDYDRPHSIGKIRGFYGNIAVLLKAYAYILSLGAEGLKEVAEVSVLNANYVARKLAEVKGFKLPYDEKTPRKHECVFSAKRLRNETGVQALNVAKRLLDYGLHAPTMYFPLIVDEALMIEPTESFEKEELDRFVQVLKKISEEAYTEPKTVLNAPTNTSVGRVDEVRASHPRTMALSWRMYLKKKKEGKI; this is encoded by the coding sequence ATGTTTAAACAAGCGAAATGGGATGAACCAACAGTTTTCGAGCTTGGTCATCTGGGAAGAAGAGGTTACATTGTGCCGAAACTTGAAAACGGCATATTTGAGGTAATAAATAACCCGGAGGAATTAATTCCTAACAGAATGAGGAGGAAGAGTCCGCCTAGGCTTCCGGAACTTTCAGAAGTTGAGGTTGTACGCCACTTCACTCGGCTTTCCCAAATGAATTACGGTGTAGATTCCGGGCTTTATCCGCTTGGAAGCTGCACAATGAAGTATAATCCAAAAATCAACGAAGTTCTAGTGAGACATAAAGGCTTAGCTTGGATTCATCCCTATCAACATTCTTCAACAATTCAAGGTATACTTGAAATCTTATACAAACTTTCAAGGTGGCTTGCTGAAATAACTGGCACAGAAGAGGTATGCCTTCAGCCCTCAGCGGGGGCACATGGCGAATTACTTGGAACACTCATAATGAGAGCCTACCACAAGTTTAATGGAGAACTTGAAAAAAGAAGGGAAGTCATTGTTCCAGACTCTGCTCATGGAACAAACCCGGCAAGCGCTGCTATGGCTGGCTTTGAAGTAGTCGTTGTTCCCTCAGATGAGAACGGATGTGTAGATGTTGAAGCCCTTAAATCTGCAGTTTCTGAACGCACAGCCGGTTTAATGCTTACCAATCCGAATACGCTTGGAATTTTTGAGAGGAACATTGAGAAAATCGCCAAAATTGTGCATGAGGCAGGAGGCCTACTGTACTATGATGGCGCCAATCTCAACGCAATCTTGGGAAAGGTTAGGCCGGGAGACATGGGATTCGACATAGTTCACATAAACATTCACAAGACTTTTGGGACTCCGCATGGTGGAGGAGGCCCTGGAGCCGGTCCAGTTGGGGTTTCAAAGGAGCTGGAAAAGTTTCTTCCTGTTCCCCGCATAGTATTTGATGGCAAACAGTACTATCTTGATTACGATAGGCCGCATAGCATTGGGAAAATTAGGGGATTTTACGGAAACATTGCTGTTTTGCTTAAGGCTTACGCTTATATTCTCAGTTTGGGCGCTGAAGGCCTAAAAGAGGTTGCAGAAGTTTCCGTTTTAAACGCTAATTATGTTGCAAGGAAACTGGCTGAAGTTAAAGGTTTCAAGTTGCCATATGACGAGAAAACGCCTAGAAAGCATGAATGTGTTTTCAGCGCTAAAAGACTTAGGAATGAAACTGGAGTTCAAGCATTAAACGTTGCAAAAAGACTTTTAGATTACGGCTTACATGCACCTACAATGTACTTTCCATTAATCGTCGACGAAGCCTTAATGATTGAGCCTACGGAATCCTTCGAAAAGGAGGAGCTAGACCGCTTCGTTCAAGTTTTAAAGAAAATTTCTGAAGAAGCTTACACCGAGCCTAAAACTGTTTTAAATGCACCTACAAATACTTCTGTTGGGAGAGTTGATGAAGTTAGGGCTTCGCATCCGAGGACTATGGCTTTGAGTTGGAGAATGTATCTTAAAAAGAAGAAGGAAGGAAAAATTTAG
- a CDS encoding RNA-processing protein (similar to yeast Dim2p protein that is essential for 40S ribosomal subunit; structural studies show binding to 3' end of 16S rRNA in complex with archaeal IF2 alpha) — MSASTFIRIPRERIGVLIGPNGSVKEQIEKTLGVKLQIDSSTGDVSIELNPENNDPSKLFRAKDVVTAIGRGFSPEKAFRLLEDENTILEIIDLRQIFGKSESDMRRVRGRIIGRDGKTRRTIEELTETYISVYGHTVGIIGDFEKAQIAREAIDMLIKGAMHGTVYRYLHRKRREIKKQMLELWEKPEEGL; from the coding sequence GTGTCGGCTAGCACTTTCATTAGAATTCCACGTGAAAGAATAGGTGTGTTAATAGGCCCAAACGGTTCAGTTAAAGAGCAAATTGAAAAAACGTTGGGCGTGAAACTTCAGATTGACAGCTCAACTGGAGACGTAAGCATCGAACTAAACCCCGAAAACAATGACCCTTCGAAACTATTTCGAGCCAAAGACGTAGTGACAGCAATTGGCAGGGGATTCTCACCTGAAAAAGCCTTTCGCCTACTCGAAGATGAAAACACAATTCTTGAAATAATAGACTTAAGGCAGATTTTCGGAAAATCAGAATCCGACATGAGAAGAGTTAGAGGAAGAATCATCGGAAGGGACGGAAAAACCCGCAGAACAATAGAGGAGCTCACTGAAACATACATTTCAGTCTACGGCCATACAGTCGGCATTATAGGCGACTTCGAAAAGGCGCAAATAGCAAGGGAAGCAATAGACATGCTGATAAAAGGGGCAATGCACGGCACAGTCTACCGCTACCTGCACAGAAAAAGAAGAGAAATCAAAAAACAAATGTTAGAGCTATGGGAAAAACCAGAAGAAGGCCTTTAA
- a CDS encoding cob(I)yrinic acid a,c-diamide adenosyltransferase, whose translation MGHIYLYTGTGGGKTTNALGLALRCVGHGLKVVIIQFMKWWKNIGEYKIKDKLAPYYEIYQFGREGWIGLGNLTEEDKQLAEKGLEFARKIVKEKRPHLLVLDEINLAVYCKLLDVKEVLKFLDEIPEETHVILTGRFASKELIERADIVNEVVEIKAPEKFPTVIGIQY comes from the coding sequence ATGGGCCATATATATTTATACACTGGGACTGGCGGTGGAAAAACAACCAATGCTTTAGGGCTCGCCTTACGCTGTGTGGGACACGGCCTCAAAGTTGTCATAATCCAGTTTATGAAATGGTGGAAGAACATCGGCGAGTATAAGATTAAGGATAAGCTTGCGCCTTACTATGAAATTTATCAGTTTGGCCGTGAAGGATGGATAGGGTTAGGAAACCTTACGGAAGAAGATAAGCAATTAGCCGAAAAAGGACTCGAATTTGCAAGGAAAATCGTTAAGGAAAAAAGGCCTCATCTACTGGTTTTAGACGAGATAAACTTGGCTGTTTACTGCAAACTGTTGGATGTAAAAGAAGTCCTAAAGTTTCTCGACGAAATACCAGAGGAAACTCACGTCATCTTAACTGGACGTTTTGCATCTAAGGAACTCATTGAAAGGGCAGACATAGTAAATGAAGTTGTTGAAATAAAAGCTCCGGAAAAGTTTCCAACAGTTATAGGAATCCAATATTGA
- the eif1A gene encoding translation initiation factor eIF-1A, which produces MGKKKVISEEEIKDLVLPAPSDVLGIAVKLLGFDRVLVKCQDGHQRVCRIRGKMKRRVWIREGDVVLVSPWDFQSETRGDIIWRYTKAQVEWLRKNGYLTI; this is translated from the coding sequence TTGGGTAAGAAGAAGGTAATTAGCGAAGAGGAAATTAAGGATTTAGTCCTACCCGCGCCAAGTGACGTGCTTGGCATAGCTGTAAAGCTGCTTGGTTTTGACCGTGTTTTGGTTAAATGTCAAGATGGTCATCAACGTGTATGTAGGATTAGGGGTAAGATGAAACGTAGGGTTTGGATTCGTGAAGGCGACGTTGTGCTTGTTTCTCCCTGGGATTTTCAATCTGAAACTAGAGGAGACATAATCTGGCGGTATACAAAGGCCCAGGTTGAGTGGCTTAGGAAAAACGGCTACCTAACAATTTAG
- a CDS encoding DUF424 family protein → MEVYANLQKRGKCILLAACDVELLGKTLKEGKIVFHVNEKFYKGTKVTVEEAVELMKQCTIVNMVGKKIVKKAIEAGLVHPEAVLLIEGIPHAQIVRL, encoded by the coding sequence TTGGAAGTCTATGCAAACCTACAAAAGCGTGGAAAATGCATATTGCTAGCAGCCTGCGACGTTGAACTTCTAGGAAAAACCTTGAAAGAAGGAAAAATAGTTTTTCATGTGAACGAGAAATTTTACAAGGGAACAAAAGTAACCGTGGAAGAGGCAGTTGAACTTATGAAGCAATGCACAATAGTTAACATGGTCGGCAAAAAAATAGTTAAAAAAGCCATAGAAGCAGGGCTAGTTCACCCCGAAGCAGTTTTACTAATTGAAGGAATCCCACATGCTCAAATAGTAAGGCTTTGA